From the genome of Xyrauchen texanus isolate HMW12.3.18 chromosome 22, RBS_HiC_50CHRs, whole genome shotgun sequence, one region includes:
- the LOC127662445 gene encoding tyrosine-protein kinase Src42A-like encodes MGNYLCTCKCCCPCCTKEPSLNGKSGFLKSIYNYESRTPQDLNLKKGDFLEVLLETESWLYVRRHPAKGERSTTLAQEKGYVPKDFVKPWSSVEAELWYFEKVKTRIEAKRCLLRPENDEGAFLIWKCEEKNNYYLSVRNGPHASHYRIKQTELEKMFFLVHHTTFKTLSELVKFYSEHEGRLCAKLNEPCVKLDQPAPSTLSFYSKWEIERSLLSKIKKLGCGEFAEVWQGRWNNTTDVAIKEFKVSSPDIRTEIEIMNKLCHERLLKLYGVCTIDEPIWIITELMKNGSLKTFLFSHKEKQDLEFSLLMDFAVQITEGMIYLENKIVHRDLRADNILLTDMQSCKIADFGLAELSLTGNQRNSSDVKLPVKWMAPEIFENKCYTSKSDVWSFGILLTEIITYGDDPYPGQAKITCIRAVQRGQRMERPPGCPEALYDIMLLCWRSNPEERPTFTELRKKLMDLIHEPVSELE; translated from the exons ATGGGGAATTATTTGTGTACCTGTAAATGTTGCTGCCCATGCTGCACAAAAGAGCCATCACTGAACGGCAAAAGTGGCTTCCTCAAGTCAATCTACAACTATGAATCTCGCACGCCGCAGGACCTTAATCTGAAGAAAGGAGATTTTCTGGAGGTACTATTAGAGACTGAATCCTGGTTATATGTCAGGAGACACCCAGCAAAAGGTGAAAGATCCACAACCTTAGCTCAAGAGAAGGGCTATGTGCCTAAAGACTTCGTCAAACCTTGGAGTAGCGTAGAGGCCGAGTT ATGGTATTTTGAAAAAGTTAAAACCCGTATTGAAGCCAAGAGATGTCTGCTGAGACCAGAGAACGACGAGGGTGCGTTCCTCATATGGAAGTGTGAAGAAAAGAACAACTATTACCTATCAG tgAGAAATGGCCCTCATGCGAGTCATTACAGGATTAAGCAGACAGAATTGGAGAAGATGTTTTTCCTTGTTCATCATACAACCTTCAAAACCTTGTCTGAGTTGGTAAAATTTTATTCTGAACACGAGGGCCGACTCTGTGCGAAGCTTAATGAACCATGTGTGAAG TTGGACCAGCCAGCTCCCTCCACCCTGTCATTTTATTCAAAATGGGAAATAGAGAGAAGTTTACTGTCCAAAATCAAGAAACTAGGCTGCGGAGAGTTTGCAGAGGTGTGGCAAGGGCGTTGGAACAACACAACAGATGTGGCTATCAAAGAGTTTAAAG TCAGCAGTCCAGACATCAGAACAGAGATTGAAATCATGAACAAACTGTGTCACGAGCGCTTGTTGAAGCTCTACGGTGTCTGTACCATTGACGAACCCATCTGGATAATCACAGAGCTCATGAAAAATGGCAGTTTAAAGACATTTCTCTTCA GCCACAAAGAGAAACAAGATCTAGAGTTTTCACTTCTGATGGATTTTGCTGTCCAG ATTACAGAAGGAATGATTTACCTTGAGAATAAAATAGTTCACAGAGATCTGAGAGCTGATAACATTCTGCTCACCGACATGCAATCCTGCAAAATAGCCGATTTTGGACTCGCTGAGCTCAGTCTCACTGGAAACCAAAGAAATTCATCAG ATGTTAAGCTTCCTGTGAAATGGATGGCTCCTGAGATATTTGAGAACAAGTGCTACACAAGCAAGAGTGACGTCTGGTCTTTCGGGATCCTCTTAACTGAAATCATCACGTATGGAGATGACCCATACCctg GTCAAGCCAAAATAACGTGCATTCGAGCAGTTCAGCGAGGACAGCGGATGGAGCGGCCGCCCGGTTGCCCTGAAGCACTCTATGACATTATGCTGCTGTGCTGGAGGTCAAACCCAGAGGAGAGACCAACTTTTACTGAACTAAGGAAGAAGCTGATGGATCTCATCCATGAGCCGGTTTCTGAACTGGAGTAG